Within Dehalococcoidia bacterium, the genomic segment AGACCCAGAGGGATTCTATACAGAAAAATCATCAGAGGACGAAACCCAGTAAGATCCTTCCTCATATAGACTTACACTTCCAAGGCTGACTTTGGGTATATAAGTTTATGTAAATTTAAACTGATGGAGGCCAGATGTCTGTTTCTAGTTCACTTGCAAAACTCATAACGGAAAAACGTTTAGAAGATTTACCTTCTTGGACAATACATGAGGCAAAACGCACATTAATCAATATGGTAGGTATATCGCTTTCAGCCTCTACTTCTTCGGGAAACGACATGCTTCTATCTTGGATCGAAAAAGAAAATGCTAGCCCTAGAGCTTCCATCATAGGCAGTTCAGTTCGTACGAGTCCCTTTAATGCGGCGCTGATGAATGGGTTTTTAGCTCATCTTCAAGACTATGACGACACGCATTTCCCGACTGTTTTGCACCCTACAGCACCAGTTTGGCCAGCTGTTTTCGCTGCAAGCGAAGATCAGAATGCCACAGGCTTGCAATCTTTAGGGTCTTTTGTACTAGGCGCCGAAATAGCCTGCAGGCTTGCGATGTCCGTACACCCATGGCATTACGATATGGGATGGCATATTACGGGAACTACAGGCGTATTTGGCGCAGTAATTGGCGTAGGGAAAATATTAAATTTAGACAATACAACCCTTAATATGGCCATCGGTCAAGCAGGAACATACGCGAGCGGAATTCGGGAAGTTTTTGGCTCACATACAAAGCCGATGCATGCTGCAAAAGCAGCAAGTAACGGCTTGCAATCAGCCTATCTTGCGACCAGTGGTTTTACTGGTGCCGATGACATTATTGGAGGCAGAAGGGGTTTTTGGGAAGTACTATCTCCAAATGGCCATAATAAGGAGATCCTGCTCAATAATTTTGGAGACCATTGGGAATTGAAAAACAATGGCCTTAAACCCTACGCAAACGGCGTTGTTTCACATCCAATACAAGATGCGGTGATTTACCTCCGAAACACCCACTCTATCCAACCCGCAAATGTTTCTGCAATAAACGCTCGAGTCCATCCATTGGTACTAGAATTGATGAACAGACCCGAACCCCAGCGAGGGCTAGAAGGTAAATTTTCATTCCAACATTGTGCTGCAGCAGCTTTAGTAGATGGTGCAGGTCATGATGCTCAATTTTCAGACACAAAAATCACCGAACCACTAATTGCAAATATACGAAGTAAGGTAAATGCGCAAATTGATGATTCCTTAGGAGAAGATGAGGTCTACATCTCAATCGTGATGAATAACGGCCAAACGCTCGAGCATCATGTGAAACATGCAACAGGATCACCCGAAAATCCGATGTCTGACGCTTCCTTAGAGTCTAAATTTAGGGACCTTGCAGGAGAAGTATTGAATAGTAGTCAAGTCAACAAGCTGCTTAGTACATTATGGGAAATCGAAAAAGCTCCCGATTTACAAGAAGTTACTGAATTAATGCGTGTTCAGTAAACACTTCAGCATAAGGTTGGGTTGAGTTTTAAAATGCTCCTAGAATTAAATGTCAAAAATTTAGCAATAATTCATGAAACTAACCTTACGTTTGGACCAGGATTTAACGTAATTACTGGAGAAACTGGTGCAGGCAAATCGTTGCTTATAGACGCCCTTGAGTTTGCTTTAGGAGAAAATTCCAATCGTGATCTCCTAAGAAATCAAACTGATTCGACTAGTGTAGAAGCAGTATTTTCCATTGCAACAGCATCACAGCTTCATTATTTGGAAACTGAATTTGACATAAATTGCGAAGCAGATGGCTTACTTGTTATTTTTCGGAAATTGCACATTGAAGGGAAAATTATTTCTAAAATTAATGGGCAAACTGTTACTGTAAAAACATTAAAGGCCATAGCTAATATGCTCGTGGATATACATGGCCAAGGAAGTCACCTTTCCTTAGTGAAGACTACCCGTCAATTGCAGATAATTGACACTTACAAAGGGCTGAATGGCGAAAAAAAGTCTTTTGAAAAAGAATTGCAAAGAGCGATCAGTCTACAAAAAGAAATTAATTCCATAGCAGAACTAATTAGCCAGAATAACGAAAAAGCTGACCTCTATAAATTTCAGTTAAAAGAAATTGAGGAGTCTAATATCAAGCCTGATGAGGAGTCCCAGTTGGTGGTAGAAAGGGAGTTGTTATACCACTCAACAAAAATCATTGACGCATTAGAAAATGCTTATCTCACGCTACAAGAACAAGACAATAACATCATTGATCTTCTAGGACACGTAGTCACTCCGCTTCAGCGATCTCCAGATCCTTCGGGCTTTATCCAGCCGAAGGTAGAAGTACTCCTTAGCCTTACGGAGCAGCTTAAAGAAGTATCTCGCGAACTAAAGTCCCTTAGTGCCGGAATTGAAGCAGATGAAGCACGGTTGGATTACGTTGAAAACAGGATCGAGTTACTCAAAAACTTAAAACGAAAATATGGACAAAGTGAAGAACAGGTAAATCAATATGCGAACCAATTACGAGACCATGTTCAAGGGAATGATGATTTGCTGCAAGATCAAAAAATTCTAAATTTATCCATGAAAGAAGCTTGGCAATTAGCAGGAGAGATCGCTATTAGCCTCTCCGATGGTCGGAAAAAAGCTGCTAAGTCTCTCGAAGAAATAACCCAACTTGAACTTGCTGAAGTTGGACTGGAAAATTCTGTATTCCAAATAGAAATTAGTAACAGCCCGTCCACAACGGGCTTACCGAGTCCTAATGGTCAGCAATTTACATACAATAGCGATGGGATCGATTTCATTAATTTTCTACTTAGCCCAAATCCTGGAGAGCAGTTAAAACCTTTATCGAAGATTGCCTCTGGAGGGGAAACTTCTCGGGCAATGCTTGCCATAAACAGTGCTATCCAGAGTAACTCAACCTACTCCACTCTAATTTTTGATGAAATTGATTCTGGTATTGGCGGACGTTTGGCTGAAATTGTAGGTAAGAAATTATGGTCGTCATCAAAGCAAGCCCAAGTTTTATGCGTAACCCATTTACCTCAAATTGCAGCATTTGCAGATAGCCATTTCAAAGTGGAAAAATCAGTAATTAATGAACGAACATACGCAAGCGCCAGGGAGCTTAACAAGAAGGAAAAGATTTTAGAATTAGCAGAGATGCTAGGGAATAATGAATCAGAAACTCTAGCAAATGCAGCTGCCGAACTACTGACTAACGCAACAAGTACCAAAAATAATTAAGTCGATCTTGCATTGTCGCCATCTATGGCTGCATTCATTGCTGCAATAGCGACTTCAATTTGACCTTCATCAGGCTTGCGTGTGGTTAGTGATTGCAATGCTAGACTCGGAATAGTACCCATTCTTACAAGTACATTAGAACTATGCCTTGCATTAAATCGAATAACCTCATAGGCAATTCCGGCAATCACAGGAATCAAAACTATTCTAGATGCAATTCGCAATGGCAAATCAGGAGTACCAAGAAAAACAAAAATAATAATCGAGACAATCATTACGGTGAGCAAAAAAGCAGTCCCACAACGAGGATGAGCGGCAGGGAAAAGTCTCAAATTAGTACTATTCAAGTTCAAGGATGCCTCATGTGCATGCACTGCCATATGCTCAGCGGCATGATACCCAAATACTCGGCGAATGCTAGGCATAAACCCGATTAATCCCAAATAGGCAAAGAAAATTGCAAGCCTAAGTACTCCCTCACCTGTATTGCTTAGAACCGAACTCTCTGTGAATTTATCGATAAAACCATGAGTAAGCAAAAGAGGCAGGACAAAGAAAAGTGCAATCCCGAGGCCAAGTGAAAAGCTCAGAGTTAATGCCATGGTCCATGCAGGAATAGGCTCATCGTCGTCTTCTTCACCCACCGAAACTTGGGCAGAATACGATAAAGCTCGCATACCAACTACCAATGACTCTGACAACACCAAAATCCCTCGAATAAATGGTATTTGCCTAAACCGATTAGTGCTCCAATTTGGAACGTCGCGAACTATTGTTTTAATCACCCCATCAGGGTGCCTTGCGGCAACTGTATACACATGGCGGCCACGTATCATCACGCCTTCGATAACAGCCTGACCACCGTATATAGATTTAGCTTGTACTTCTCTATTCATTTAAGAAAAAACTACCCCTCGCTCAATAAAAGGGCAGCTGAAATCATATCACTCAAGGTTAAAGCGTCTTCTGAGACGTTCGACTCGACCCTCTGTATCAACAATTTTCTGCTCACCTGTGAAAAACGGGTGGCATGCTCCACAAATTTCTATTTTGATCTGTGGCTTTGTTGCTCCCGTAACAAAAGTATTACCGCAGGAACAAGTAACCACTGCCTCAGCGTAGTATGTAGGATGAATATCTGCTTTCATTATCTTTCCTATAAATACCTTTAGACCGCAACTACATTAGCTCGTTTTCTTAATTTAGTGGCATGGTCGAATTTAATTTCACCATCTACAAGAGCAAACAAAGTGAAATCTCGACCCATTCCAACATTGATACCAGGATATATCTTAGTACCTCTTTGGCGAGCAATTATAGTGCCCGCTTTTACCTGCTGCCCTGCAAATCTTTTGACGCCCAAACGCTTACCTTGGCTATCGCGCCCATTACGACTACTTCCGCCAGCTTTCTTATGCGCCATTGGTAGCTCTCTTTCTTCTCTTAGGGGCCTGAGGAGATTCACCTTCGGCAACAATTTGCTTAATTGAAAGCTTAGTCACGCTTTGCCGATGGCCATTCTTAACATGGTACCTAGTTTTAGGTTTGTATTTGAACACAATAACTTTATCGGCGCGGCCCTGCTGAGCAACCTCTGCGACCACTTTTGCACCTTGAACCATTGGCTGTCCAATAGATACATTCGAGTCCTTAGCAATTAGCAGCACTTGATCAAGCTCAACAGTCGAGCCTTCATCACCTTCGAGTTTCTCCACGGTAATCAAATCACCTGGCTGAACTCGGTATTGCTTTCCACCTGTTTGTATTATTGCGTATTCCATGACAACTAGAGAATTTTACGTGAGTATCTCTCGCAGAGCAAGTAGGGCACCAAATTGGCGCCCTACTTAGATGCTGCAAAGCGAGAGAAGAGTAGTTTATTACTCTGATTCGATCTCCTCTTCTGGTTCCTCTTCTGTAGGTAATTCCATCACCAGTTGAGATTGCGCGTCTTCTTCATCCTCTATAGTTACTTCCACCTCATCAGTTTCTTCGCTTTCTTCGTCTAACGATTCTGCTTGAGGCGAAGTAATTTCCTTAGTCTTTACTGGTGTCGTAGAGATTTGCTCAAAGTCTTCCCACGTACGCTCTTTAAATGCACTCATTGAAATCACCCGATCGTCTTCAGACAATTTTGTCATCACCTGAACACCTTGTGTTGCCCGACCCATTGATCTAATTTCCATTATGGGGGTGCGGAAAACCATGGCTTTTTGAGAACCTACCATAATTTCCTCTACATCAGGGCCCGTTACAACAGCAGCAGCGATTGGGCCAGTTTTGTCCGTTATTTTCATCGCGATTACCCCTTGGACATTACGCCCCGTGATTCGGAATTTCTCAACTGCAGTGCGCTTGCCATAACCCCTACTAGAAAGAATCATTAACTGCGCATCAGGGGTTGCCACATCCATGGCAATGACGTGGTCATCATCTATTAATTTGATCCCTCTCACGCCACCAGCAGTACGACCTTGTCGAATAGTAACGTCGTCAATATTGAATTGAACTCCCTTACCGTTCCTACTAACAAGAATTGCGGTCATACCATCGCTAACTAGCCTAGCTGTAAGCAAGCTATCATCTTTTTCCAGATCAAATGCAGCTATTCCGCTCCTTCGTATGTTAGCGAATTTGCTTAAATGCATTTTTTTAATTTTCCCTTTTCGCGTAGCCATGAAAATATATTGATCCGCATTAGGGTCCGAAATATTGACTACTGCTGTAACTATTTCTTCATTCGGATTGATCGTGTCAATCAAATTTTGGATGGGTGTGCCACGCGATGTCCTGGAAGAATCCTGAGATACTTCAAACACTCGTTTTCTATATATCTTCCCCTTATCCGTGAAAAATAGTAGCCAATCATGCGTATCAGCAACAATCAATTGCTGAACAGCATCTCCTTCTCGGGGCTGCTGCCCTCTAACGCCTTTACCCTTCCGGTGTTGCAGTCGATAAAGTGCAATAGGTAATCGCTTAATATACCCTCGATCACTTAACGTAAATACCACATCAGCGTGAGGAGTTAATTCTTCTCGTGACTGGTCTCGTGCCTCTTCGTCAGATATTTGCGTGCGCCTATCTTGCCCAAAATTCTTGCGGAGCTCAGAATTCTCCAATTTAATTACTGCTAATACTTTAGAAGCGCTCGATAGTAATTCCTCCAGCTCAGCAATTTTTTTCATTAAATCTTGATATTCATTCTCAATCCGCTCTCTTTCCAAAGCCGCTAATCGGCGCAGTTGCATATCGAGTATGGCTTGCGCCTGTTGGTCAGTTAGGCCAAATTTTACGGTCAAACCATTCCTGGCATTTTCTACGTCTGGAGACTGCCTTATAAGCGCAATAACATCATCCAAATTTTCTAAAGCAACTCTCAATCCTTCGAGGATATGTGCACGCTCTCTGGCTCGTGCCAAATCGTATTCGGCTCTACGCCGCACGACTGTTTTCCTAAATTCAATGAAGTGCTGAAGAGATGATTTTAGGCTCAGGATCCTTGGCTGCCCGTCAACCAAAGCGACCATGTTCACATGAAATGCACTCTGCATTTGTGTATGCTGGTATAGATTATTTAATACAACATTTGCTGCAGCATTCCTCTGTAATTCAATTACGATTCGCATTCCTTCACGATCAGATTCATCTCTGATCTCAGAAATCCCCTCAATTTTTTTATCCTTCGAAAGGAAAGCTATTTTTTCTATAAGAGCAGCTTTATTAACTTGATAGGGCAGCTCGTTGACTATAATCCTCTGGCGAGAACCGCTTTTTTCCATATCCTCAAAATAAGCCGTAGCACGAGTCATTATCCGACCGTGGCCAGTATGATAGGCTTGGGAAATACCCTCACGGCCCATAATGGTGGCTGCAGTAGGGAAATCAGGGCCCTGAACAAATTGAATCAATTCGTCTGCCGTAGCTTCAGGATTCTCAATCAGATGATCGATAGCATCACAAACCTCCCTAAGGTTATGAGGAGGTATATTTGTTGCCATTCCGACCGCTATACCTGAAGAACCATTAATCAAAAAACCAGGTATCCGCGACGGGAGCACAGTTGGTTCACGCTGTGAACCATCATAGTTATCCACAAAATCAATAGTATCTCGGTCAATGTCCTGAAGGAGTTGCTCAGCAATTGGAGCAAGCCTTGCTTCTGTATAGCGCATAGCCGCGGGAGGATCATCATCTACGGACCCAAAATTCCCCTGTCCATCAACCAAGGTATGCCGCATCGAAAAATCCTGCGCCATTCTCACCAAAGCGTCATAAACAGATGAATCACCGTGAGGATGGTATTTACCAAGGACTTCACCTACAACTGCTGCGCTTTTTTTGTAAGAAGAACCGGGGCGAAGACCCATTCCCTGCATTGCATAAAGAATACGTCGATGGACAGGCTTCAAGCCGTCTCTTACGTCTGGCAATGCTCTCGAGACGATCACGCTCATCGCATAATCCAGATAAGCACTTCTCATCTCTTCTTCAATTCGAACCGGCCTTACATTGCCCGAATTACCAGTTACCATCCTGGCTCCTTTCATCAACTGAGGATCAATACTAGCAACATCTAGTACCAGTGATCCAAAACAACTCTATATATAGCTACAATTGAGTATAACACATACCGCGCGCGCGCACGCGTAAGCAGACACTCCTAAATATCTATATTTAGGCTATGTCCATTTTTTCCATAGTCAGTATCTGAAGAAATCTACAGGCTCAATTGATTTTATAGGCCAAACAGATGTTAAATTAAACGCTTATATGCTTCCCTTATAAATGGCAACAGGAATTCTTGACCATCGCAGATGCTCAATGAGTAATGTGTCGCCCGGATCAAACAATCTATAAGTAGCTAAATCTATCGGAAATCTAACTGGCCCCAGTGTAGTTACATAAGGCTTAGGAGGAAGCGGGTTAATTCTATTCCTTCTGACTATAGGGCCTAACCTCCCAGGGACAAAACCATGCCTTGTCCAGAGTTCAAACCCTCCTAATACTGAGCGAGTGAAGAAGAGCACTGCGATCATTAAGAAAACGGATGAAATAGGGAAAGCCCCAAGCTGTAGGCCGAAAAGCTGCGAAACAACCAACAGTGCAGTTGCAGTAAACGCTAATGCTAAATTACGAGTTGCAGGTCTTATTAAATCCTTACGAACTGACGTCCACTCCAATTTAAATTGCATATTGCAATGTATACACGAAGCAGCAATCGCATCCGAACCACGTTTAAGATATAAATGTCGGCAATTACCACTGCTATCAATCTGCCCCGATCCCTTTTGGTTCATTTTCATCTTACAAAGAACCCCGTTCATAAAATTCTGCCCAATTTATTAGCCAGTCAAATAGCTTCAAAAAGCTTTTAGGTACTTCTTTTTCACGCTCAGGATGGCATTGAACTCCTATCAGCAACGGGTAATCCGGGCTCTCTAGCGCTTCAATGATACCGTCATCCGGAGAATAAGCTGATGCTAACAAAGAAGGTGCCCGTTGCGCTTCCTTCAAGCCCTGGTGGTGCAAACTATTAACACGGTATATGGCTCCAGCCCCAATAATTGCTCCAAGCCTGCTTCCAGGGGAAACATACGTGCTGTGAAGGAGAGGTTTTTGATCATCTTGATCTAGAGGGTCTCTGTGATTTGGTATGTCTTGGAGCAGCTTGCCGCCGAAAGCTACATTGATGAGCTGCATTCCTCGACATATACCGAGAACTGGAATCTCACAACTTATTGCGTACTTCAAGAGTGCCAATTCCATATCGTCACGTGCACGAAACGTTTCTTCAATTTCAATTTTGGGCTCTTCACCATAAAGTGAAGGCTCGAGATCATACCCCCCGCACAACAGTAAGCCACTAGCACTTATGAAGCTATCTTCCGCGCTGATAAAGCTCTTAGGTGTAAGAACTTTAGCTTGCCCTCCCCTTGATTGAATTGAAGCTGTGTATGGAATTGCTTCGCGTGGTCCCGTAGCGGTAACAACTATATTCGGCACTATTACAAAACACCTAATGCCTGTCCAAGGACGTGCGAAGTAGCATCCTCATCTAATAAACCTGAAAGGTAATTGATTTTTTCTGGATGCATGACATTTACTCGCGAATGCAATGTTTCCAATAAGCTCATAGTTTGATGAGTGTCAGAGGAAACAGTAACAAGAGGTACCCCTAAATCTTCTGCCCTTTGGAAAACATATTGAGATGGAGTCTCACAATTTGTCAAAATCAATAAATTCAAAGGGAAGTTGAGAGCAGACATTTGTATATCGATACGCCCTCCTCTTACAATCACTGCCTGGTTAGAGAAACGATTAAAATAATTCCCTCCCCATTCAGTAATAAGCCCCCCTATTAGTAAATGTTCAACAAGATCTTCATTTCTATCAGCATTGGCAAAGTATTTACCTTGGATATGCTCAACTATTTGAGCAACCGTAGGCGCAATGAGCACTCGCTTCTCTGGAATCACCTTGATCATACTAATTCCATCAAGACTTAATTCGGGAAGCAATCTATTATCAACATCATTAGTTGAATATTTATGGCATTTATTTACGATAAGCCCGGTAAAATGATCTCCATAAGTACGACTCCATTTTCGTACTTCTTCTCTATTTATAGATCGATCGTAACCGATCACTCCTAGTACTTTTGCATGCGTAGCATTGATAATGTCAACTTCAATTTCTGCTCTATTTTGTGGAGTTTCAGTGGAAGCTCCACCATCAATAACAATTACATCGTAAGACTGTTGCCAATCGCGCAATAATTCAATTTTTTCATCTCTTCCAGCCCCTAAAAATAATTCTGCTTCATTATTTGAAGGTAGCACACTATCTACAAAGGTTTTAATATCAGAGGCAGTTCCATCGGCTGCTGGTATCAACAAAACTTTTTTCCCTGAATTTTTCCAAGATGTGGCCAATCCTACAGCCATAGCCGTTGTCCCAGACCCAGAAGAATAACCTACGATATATGCGATGCTCATAAGTGTGCGAACCTAATAAAAATATTGAAAAAGTCTCTCAATGAACAATTACCCTACCAGAATATTAATCCCATAAATACTATATCCACATCTAACTGTATAATCTCATATCAGAATAAAGAGTGACAGGCATATGACAGATTCAATAACTGTAAATGTTCCAGCGACATCAGCTAATCTTGGCCCAGGCTTTGACTGCCTAGGCATAGCGCTTTCTTTATGGAATACCCTATCTATGAAAATCTCTGAATCTCCAGAGGTAATTATTCATGGAGAAGGTGAAGATTCACTTCCCATTGATGAAAGTAATTTAATGTATACGGCAGGTAAGCGAATACTCAAAGAAGCTGGTCAAGAAGAGAAAGAACTTTCAATTGAAGCTTGGTTAGATATCCCATTAAGCAGAGGCCTTGGTAGTAGTTCAGCAGCAATCACAGGTAGCATTTATGGAGTAAATGCCCTACTGGGCTATCCTTTAACACCCCATCAATTATTACAAATCGCAACAGAAATTGAAGGGCACCCTGATAATGTTGCACCTGCCTTAATGGGAGGAATGAGTATTGTCGTAACAGAAAATTCGCTTGTACATGCTGTCCCAGTAGAGCTTCCAGAGAACCTACAATGTGTGGCGTATATCCCTGATACTCCAATGTCCACTAGTAATGCGCGAAGTCTTCTAGAACCCCGCGTCCCAAGAGAGGATGCTATTTTCAACATAAGTAGAACCGCTTTGTTAGTTGCAGCACTTAGCCAAGGCGAATTTGAGTACTTAAAACTAGCAACACAAGATCGATTACATCAACCTCATAGGCAACAGATATTTCGGCAAATGAAAGTCATTTTAGATCACGCGATTGCCGCAGGGGCAAAAGGTGCGTTCCTATCCGGTGCAGGATCAACGATAATTGCATTCACTACTACTGAAGAGAATCGAGCCTTCACTATAGGCTATGAAATGGCAGATGCTGCAGACAAATCAGGATTAACAGGTACTTTTAAAGTACTTAGGCCGACAACACACGGGGCTAAATTAATAGAGCGTCCCACTGGATAATTAATGTCTATACTGGTTCAAAAATATGGCGGCTCATCTGTAAGTAACGCGACAAAAATAAAGAGTGTGGCGTTAAGAATTGCTGAATCAAAAAAGCAAGGGCATCAACTAGCAGTTGTTTTATCAGCCATGGGTGACTCTACTGATCAACTAATTGAACTGGCAGAGTCGATCAGTACTAACCCTGAACCACGAGAGTTGGATACATTGCTATCTACAGGAGAGCTAGTGTCATGCACCTTAATGGCAATGGCTCTAAGAGAATTAGGTATTCCGGCAATAAGCATGAGTGGCGCCCAAGCAGGGATAAAAACTGATACAGCTCACGGGAGAGCATCCATTGTAGGCCTTGATGCAAATCGAATCATCAGCATCCTTAATTCAGGTACTGTGGCAATCGTCGCTGGTTTCCAAGGCGTTAGCGAAGACATGGATATTACGACCCTCGGAAGAGGAGGGTCTGATACAACAGCAGTTGCTCTTGCCGCGGCCATAGGTGCTGAAAGGTGCGAAGTCTTTACTGATGTAGATGGTATATACACCGCTGACCCGAGAGTAGTACCAAATGCAAAAAAAATTAAGGAAATTGGATACGAGGAAATGCTTGAACTTGCAAGCTACGGAGCAAAAATGCACCCCCGCTCTATAGAGCTTGGAGCATGGTACAAAGTTCCGATACTGGTCGCGGCCAGTTATGAATCTATCCCAGGTACAATGATTCATTCAGTCGATACAAAGGATAATTTTATGGAAATCGCTAACAAAGTGAGCGGGGTAACCTATCAGAAAGGCATCGCACGAATTACAGTCAGAGGAATTCCTGATAGACCAGGTATCGCAGCTTCTGTTTTTGCGCCACTTTCTGAGGCTAATATTAGTGTTGATACTATCGTCCAAAATGCAAGTGCTGAAAACCTCACTGACTT encodes:
- the thrB gene encoding homoserine kinase, giving the protein MTDSITVNVPATSANLGPGFDCLGIALSLWNTLSMKISESPEVIIHGEGEDSLPIDESNLMYTAGKRILKEAGQEEKELSIEAWLDIPLSRGLGSSSAAITGSIYGVNALLGYPLTPHQLLQIATEIEGHPDNVAPALMGGMSIVVTENSLVHAVPVELPENLQCVAYIPDTPMSTSNARSLLEPRVPREDAIFNISRTALLVAALSQGEFEYLKLATQDRLHQPHRQQIFRQMKVILDHAIAAGAKGAFLSGAGSTIIAFTTTEENRAFTIGYEMADAADKSGLTGTFKVLRPTTHGAKLIERPTG
- a CDS encoding aspartate kinase is translated as MSILVQKYGGSSVSNATKIKSVALRIAESKKQGHQLAVVLSAMGDSTDQLIELAESISTNPEPRELDTLLSTGELVSCTLMAMALRELGIPAISMSGAQAGIKTDTAHGRASIVGLDANRIISILNSGTVAIVAGFQGVSEDMDITTLGRGGSDTTAVALAAAIGAERCEVFTDVDGIYTADPRVVPNAKKIKEIGYEEMLELASYGAKMHPRSIELGAWYKVPILVAASYESIPGTMIHSVDTKDNFMEIANKVSGVTYQKGIARITVRGIPDRPGIAASVFAPLSEANISVDTIVQNASAENLTDLSFTVDGKDLEMAFRVTSGIASSINATECTTSDQLGQVSIVGTGMQNAPGVASLMFSTLSEANVNIEMITTSQIRITCIVNEAQIDDATRVLHHAFGLDS